In Polaribacter sp. L3A8, a genomic segment contains:
- a CDS encoding phage tail protein, protein MKSLKITFILLFISLASIAQSGVVFQGIARDNNSAAIVDKTMIFTFRITLQDGTDLYNETQQIKTDNFGVFSHVIGTGNAVTGTFGGVDFSQGNLKAIIAVNNDGTETQIYDQKFEFVPYARHANTATNATNATNAKSADNGVPIGTIVSFAGDVVPKGWVECNGQDLMGFVDGVDVYYDLRVLLGFVRNAPNLGGVYLKGVGAPSNSNYTHEIGLRTYQDPSTQTHTHQLLGNFDTNVTGDHVHGLRFANSQNNDNGGQGYPANNNHQSFKSSDRTDNDTQWYYDNNHAQRMEETKGNHNHTVNIERTTGHGGILGNAQVDGNHEKENRPYSYGVRYIIKY, encoded by the coding sequence ATGAAATCACTAAAAATTACATTCATCTTATTATTTATCAGTTTAGCAAGTATTGCACAATCTGGGGTAGTTTTCCAAGGAATTGCCAGAGACAATAACAGTGCAGCTATTGTAGATAAAACAATGATTTTTACATTTAGAATTACATTACAAGATGGAACTGATTTATACAATGAAACACAACAAATTAAAACCGACAATTTTGGTGTGTTCTCGCACGTAATTGGTACAGGAAATGCCGTTACTGGTACTTTTGGAGGTGTAGATTTTAGTCAAGGAAACTTAAAAGCAATCATAGCAGTAAATAATGATGGTACAGAAACACAAATTTACGATCAAAAATTTGAGTTCGTACCTTATGCAAGACACGCAAATACCGCAACAAATGCAACAAATGCAACGAATGCAAAAAGTGCAGATAATGGTGTGCCAATAGGTACAATTGTATCTTTTGCAGGTGATGTAGTTCCAAAAGGTTGGGTAGAATGTAACGGACAAGACTTAATGGGATTTGTAGATGGAGTTGATGTTTATTACGATTTACGTGTTCTTCTTGGTTTCGTTCGAAATGCCCCAAATCTTGGTGGTGTATATTTAAAAGGAGTTGGTGCACCTAGTAATTCAAATTATACACACGAAATAGGTTTACGTACATATCAAGATCCATCTACACAAACTCATACTCATCAATTGTTAGGTAATTTTGATACAAATGTAACCGGAGATCACGTACATGGTTTAAGATTTGCTAATAGCCAGAATAATGATAATGGAGGACAGGGGTATCCAGCAAATAATAATCATCAATCTTTTAAGAGTTCTGACAGAACTGATAACGATACACAATGGTATTATGATAATAATCATGCTCAAAGAATGGAGGAAACAAAGGGTAACCATAACCATACTGTAAACATTGAAAGAACAACAGGTCATGGGGGTATTTTAGGTAATGCTCAAGTAGATGGTAATCATGAGAAAGAAAATCGTCCGTATAGTTATGGTGTACGTTATATCATAAAATACTAA
- a CDS encoding LamG-like jellyroll fold domain-containing protein, with protein MRKLLIFLLFWVGITQAQEQSDHKGSFLSGAGKVQNTSNNLQIQFQIGATFQYPMATEDKTKAGFPFGILYVPNTFSDKTYEVSKGYYPDKIRLSWSIGANEENITKVKVFRKPLEGQAQYNLIATVGKDVFEFEDTQVEGGVLYQYKLLAEGINSIEQKYVNFIEGIGYRNPTAFVSGTISFEGGSPVKDVKVLAEPIGAEGAVGKGTSIEFKNETEHLYLSENFELISAKNITIEGWFAPRAENLLLTPYSISLQDGRELELEYHYFGENKQVIFSFKEKEASGSLLRFNLSGSYPTGEVDASGKDVFANLSTITSQTFVHLAVVLKDGTVPTVFLNGREINQNYFDNATVPEGVAAPSYSISQETIYNSDETELRSVRVGAGYVGYVDEFRIWSKALSSEQIRRDYKRYLDGSETGLEMYTRMDEAYGNFAYDLSKSGFNFHKNDLITSKINSTNTVFSSVKPTKEQLGVFGITDKDGNYAISAISYAGSGEQFKVTPSFGVHKFKPATQTLFLGKEESVVNKVDYEDVSSFKFNGRIVYDTRNVFATIPISDPALETINEIRETGYNSYLVNGTITLNKGQYFYDGGEVDAASGNLINGELKQYPVIGIEGANLYIDGQVVFDEDNQPVVTDVDGKFAINVPIGNHKVEITKEGHKFAYEGRFPEKKTSTGGSLFDFYEDQIQERWFLDETRVTVVGKVVGGRIQSEKEIGFGFNGLKEHANEVGEGEPENKEVYSAVNNIGQATVTFKGDLNTNELDYIATTNAATGEFKIKLIPYKYTVKANGGINIASNPEIGSKFLDADDEFDVTEIKELITSSFVAVDGKEFTSEKYQYVNNFRYNSKINVRLVEQEYEQKFPLTNDSSITIDISELEVPLYKQKEEYRLAFEVTQDYVNKDDSEEDVIVKEYYNEGAFNITNNFASSNPDDNSVQLVKKSGKEVYVYSFRAGVPNITQTDGFKNAMNIEYNVSGLDPISILNPEDLKAEGIVIGGKSADGTTFSTVAPEVPDIILRDPPGSNSFASIEKGTSISFEKSNSNSSTNTFGGGLYASIGPTFTTKAGTPFFAIESELNIVADLEANFSKSQEINTNGSTTETYEFNETISTSDDPEYVGADGDLYIGNAKNVFYGLFNNMFVTNIIPKLANGSVVPHIIVAAKDKDNVLVNVYISSRKDYFIAEQPTNTFFTYSQKHILEKLIPDLESLVNNLEDGIKPDPDKEYQSPNFYQKQIELWQKIIQDNERDKYRALESRAELKTVILAKIKKDKENLKLEETELTSSDFANSILSFIYGSGTSTEFNNYMNSLNNLVSSNFESNKSFDAGVGEFSSSISTSSVVSKSYEKTIDLSADFKAQLGVLQNNVGLVANIASSHSNVSTSSAQFDKEYTTAISYTLKDNDQANVLSVDVVNLFDGSGPVFITKGGATSCPFEGPTFSNFYKNAGYDVNTVGEGGEKLSEGTTSVFKPELKVNKTLITNLAENVGAVFTLQLKNLSDTGTDLEHIIYVDQTTLNGANTNIDQNGFPVLLPYNETVEIPFIVTKNSSSDVYNYENIRVYLANPCVDLNDSDAFVDVTVEFKKSCSNVSLSAPQSNWIYNRTEAFNYDTQGNLLGTNALPITFTDFNTDFAGFRKITLQYRNENASSWTKFKTYYGSQELKDDASDPKGVVIDSETKFTFDWDIVGTNIADGTYEIRAIAFCTDDVSFESDVVKGTINLTPPVVFGTPSPSDGILDIGEDIKVRFNEEINNHISTNITLRGLQNQQKIDHSVSIALDGSINQIELPKQNLLSKAFSIQFWLDFDETSNGVLVSQEEGPKVTLNGTSLLFELDGKSIEATIDESQYNFYSLIYGDGSNPYLEILENGKVLKTVALEKELSFNNNNPILFGGTGIKGNVHDLRIWNKATTSAQAAAEKDFTLTGKELKLLGYWPLNEGHGTLAAEKVRARSANVNLSWTIKPKGQGYEFSNNSYLTFDNVGFVQPTNYEDITISFWVKAAAGDVGTIFGNGTGIDNIGEPKLTNGFRNKWDISLLENGTLNLKTEGVDYKLTTNAITDSNWHHIALIVKRGGSLNTFVDGKQNTTVSSQNIGGIAGAKLYLGARFNRNIPVDNDGIATGSPTETIENYFTGNLDEFRVWNSARSFEQIKRDRYFELDRETAGLLMYVNFNEEEATVLDKGPRYNIRKGDGTTLGFVTLLNGNARKFIEDSPAIKPVLKYTNIPYSTIISGDEMIISPTLTAEEWSLFEGQILDVSVANMYDNHFNKQLSPLSFSAFVNRQEVNWFTEDGTKTIVSEKIVDETYDFVMDVVNKGGNNKDFTISGVPNYMTVSVSSGTVAPNSTKQLKFNVDKELAMGTYNATIYLNLDNGYTDRLDFELRVIQDAPDWAVNPADFAYSMNVISQIKIYDNFYRDTYTKVGAFVDGEKRGEAYLVYDSGYDSYYAFLTMYSNVSASEVVTFKIWDALNGKTRVATINGNSSVIFLENNVIGTKSNPAIFNAGKYAEQVVSLNKGWTWSSFFVEDDRFNNITETFNGLELTDGDIVKFGTQFTRYENGYWSGSLTTIENSKAYKIQLAKQNILSLKGDEVNPSNLTIPIAKGWNWFAFPIHRNISLIDALAFYEPTDGDVIKDQYSFAVYDQNSVEWSGTLRYLQSNRGYMLKSDKEQSFSYPNINFAEKGQVKEQVHTTEMINSFARYQFNMGVIAEITTDEIFDEVRIYDQNNVLRGSSKIEIIKGKQMSFISIFSDASEQLNYVLSNTKKDIKLSKELFFVSNEVLGTLKTPIELSLKSLSVDTSFNNTVSMYPNPFSDELILNVLGSTNVTNLIFYNTLGVRIKEVKVTKPKTIITTRDLSIGVFFVKVIDENGMQIVRKLIKK; from the coding sequence ATGAGAAAATTACTAATTTTCTTGTTGTTTTGGGTGGGTATAACTCAAGCACAAGAGCAAAGCGACCATAAAGGATCTTTCCTTTCTGGTGCGGGCAAAGTACAAAATACAAGTAATAATTTACAAATTCAGTTTCAGATTGGTGCTACTTTTCAGTATCCAATGGCAACAGAAGATAAAACCAAGGCAGGTTTCCCTTTTGGAATTTTATACGTGCCAAATACTTTTAGTGATAAAACGTATGAGGTTTCTAAAGGCTATTATCCAGATAAAATTAGATTAAGCTGGTCTATTGGTGCTAATGAAGAAAATATTACTAAGGTAAAAGTTTTTAGAAAACCATTAGAAGGACAGGCTCAATATAACTTAATAGCTACAGTGGGTAAAGATGTATTTGAGTTCGAAGATACTCAGGTAGAAGGCGGTGTTTTATACCAATACAAATTACTTGCAGAAGGTATAAACTCTATAGAGCAAAAATATGTAAATTTTATAGAGGGCATTGGGTATAGAAACCCAACAGCATTTGTGTCTGGTACCATTAGTTTTGAAGGTGGTAGCCCCGTTAAAGATGTTAAAGTTTTAGCAGAACCAATTGGTGCAGAAGGAGCCGTTGGTAAAGGAACATCGATAGAATTTAAAAATGAAACAGAGCATTTATATTTAAGTGAAAACTTTGAGTTGATTAGTGCTAAAAATATAACGATAGAAGGTTGGTTTGCTCCAAGAGCAGAAAATTTACTATTAACACCGTATTCAATTTCTTTACAAGATGGTAGAGAATTAGAGTTAGAGTATCATTATTTTGGTGAGAATAAACAAGTGATTTTTTCTTTTAAAGAAAAAGAAGCTTCTGGCAGTTTACTTAGATTTAATCTTTCTGGTTCTTACCCAACAGGAGAAGTAGACGCTTCTGGTAAAGATGTATTTGCTAATTTAAGCACTATTACAAGTCAAACTTTTGTGCATTTAGCGGTTGTTTTAAAGGACGGAACAGTTCCTACAGTTTTCTTAAATGGTAGAGAAATTAATCAAAATTATTTTGATAATGCAACGGTTCCAGAAGGAGTAGCTGCACCAAGTTATAGTATTTCTCAAGAAACCATTTATAATAGTGACGAAACAGAGTTAAGGTCTGTTAGAGTTGGAGCTGGATATGTTGGTTATGTAGATGAATTTAGAATTTGGAGTAAAGCATTGTCTTCAGAACAAATAAGAAGAGATTACAAACGTTATTTAGATGGTAGTGAAACTGGTTTAGAAATGTACACCAGAATGGATGAAGCTTATGGAAATTTCGCATACGACTTGTCTAAATCGGGTTTTAATTTTCATAAAAACGATTTAATTACATCTAAAATTAATTCTACAAACACGGTTTTTTCATCAGTAAAACCAACAAAAGAGCAATTGGGGGTTTTTGGTATTACAGATAAAGATGGTAATTATGCTATTTCTGCAATTTCTTATGCAGGTTCTGGAGAGCAATTTAAAGTAACACCAAGTTTTGGTGTTCATAAATTTAAACCAGCAACGCAAACTTTATTTTTAGGTAAAGAAGAATCTGTAGTAAACAAAGTAGATTATGAAGATGTTTCTTCATTCAAGTTTAATGGTAGAATTGTCTATGATACAAGAAATGTATTTGCAACAATTCCTATTTCTGATCCAGCGTTAGAAACGATAAATGAAATTAGAGAAACTGGGTACAATTCGTACTTAGTAAATGGTACAATTACACTTAATAAAGGACAATATTTTTATGACGGTGGAGAAGTAGATGCTGCAAGTGGTAATTTAATTAACGGAGAATTAAAACAATACCCAGTTATTGGTATTGAAGGAGCTAACTTGTATATTGATGGACAAGTAGTTTTTGATGAAGATAACCAACCTGTTGTTACAGATGTAGATGGTAAATTTGCAATTAATGTTCCTATTGGTAATCATAAAGTAGAAATTACTAAAGAAGGGCATAAATTTGCATATGAAGGTAGATTTCCAGAGAAAAAAACAAGTACAGGCGGTAGCTTATTCGATTTTTATGAAGACCAAATACAAGAGCGTTGGTTTTTAGATGAAACTCGTGTAACTGTTGTTGGTAAGGTTGTTGGAGGTAGAATACAATCAGAAAAAGAAATTGGTTTTGGTTTTAATGGTCTTAAAGAACATGCAAATGAAGTTGGTGAAGGAGAACCAGAAAATAAAGAAGTTTATTCTGCTGTAAATAATATAGGGCAAGCAACTGTTACTTTTAAAGGAGATTTGAATACGAATGAACTAGATTATATTGCAACTACAAATGCTGCAACTGGTGAGTTTAAAATAAAATTAATTCCTTATAAATATACAGTAAAAGCAAATGGAGGTATTAATATTGCAAGCAATCCAGAGATAGGTAGTAAATTTTTAGATGCAGATGATGAGTTCGATGTAACAGAAATAAAAGAACTTATAACATCTAGCTTCGTTGCTGTAGATGGTAAAGAATTTACATCAGAAAAGTACCAATACGTGAATAATTTTAGATACAACTCTAAGATTAATGTACGTTTGGTAGAACAAGAGTATGAGCAAAAATTTCCTTTAACGAATGATAGTAGTATTACTATTGATATATCTGAACTTGAAGTGCCTTTATACAAGCAAAAAGAAGAATACAGACTTGCTTTTGAAGTTACACAAGATTATGTAAATAAAGATGATTCAGAAGAAGATGTTATAGTAAAAGAATACTATAATGAAGGAGCTTTTAATATTACAAATAATTTTGCAAGTTCTAATCCAGATGATAATTCTGTACAACTAGTAAAAAAATCTGGTAAAGAGGTTTATGTATATTCTTTTAGAGCTGGTGTGCCAAATATTACACAAACGGATGGTTTTAAAAATGCCATGAATATAGAGTATAATGTTTCTGGTTTAGACCCTATTTCAATTTTAAACCCTGAAGATTTAAAAGCAGAAGGAATTGTAATTGGTGGTAAATCTGCGGATGGTACAACGTTTTCTACAGTTGCTCCAGAAGTGCCAGATATTATTTTAAGAGATCCTCCAGGATCTAATAGTTTTGCAAGTATAGAAAAAGGAACTTCTATTTCTTTTGAAAAATCTAATAGCAATTCTAGTACTAATACATTTGGTGGTGGTTTGTATGCAAGTATAGGTCCAACTTTTACTACCAAAGCTGGTACTCCTTTTTTCGCTATTGAATCGGAACTAAATATTGTAGCGGATTTAGAAGCAAATTTTTCTAAATCTCAAGAAATAAATACGAATGGGAGCACAACAGAAACGTATGAGTTTAACGAAACTATTTCTACAAGTGATGACCCAGAATATGTGGGGGCAGATGGAGATTTATATATAGGTAATGCAAAAAATGTATTTTATGGCTTGTTTAACAATATGTTTGTAACGAATATTATTCCTAAACTAGCAAATGGTTCAGTAGTTCCTCATATTATTGTTGCTGCTAAAGACAAAGATAATGTTCTTGTAAATGTATATATTAGTTCTAGAAAAGATTATTTTATTGCAGAACAACCTACAAATACATTTTTCACGTACTCTCAAAAACATATTCTAGAGAAATTAATTCCAGATTTAGAATCTTTGGTAAACAATTTAGAAGATGGTATAAAGCCAGATCCAGATAAAGAATACCAATCTCCTAATTTTTATCAAAAACAAATTGAATTATGGCAAAAAATAATTCAAGATAACGAACGAGATAAGTATAGAGCATTAGAATCTAGAGCAGAGTTAAAAACAGTAATTCTCGCTAAAATTAAAAAAGATAAAGAAAATTTAAAATTAGAAGAAACAGAATTAACATCTTCAGATTTTGCGAATTCTATACTGTCATTTATTTATGGATCTGGTACTAGTACAGAGTTTAATAACTATATGAATAGTTTAAATAATTTAGTTTCATCAAATTTTGAAAGTAATAAATCGTTTGACGCTGGTGTTGGTGAGTTTAGTTCATCAATAAGTACTTCTTCTGTAGTGTCTAAATCTTATGAAAAAACAATTGATTTATCAGCAGACTTTAAAGCTCAATTAGGGGTTTTACAAAATAATGTTGGGTTAGTAGCTAATATTGCTAGTTCTCACTCTAATGTAAGCACAAGTTCTGCGCAATTCGATAAAGAGTATACTACTGCTATTTCTTATACTTTAAAAGACAATGACCAAGCCAATGTTTTAAGTGTAGATGTTGTAAATTTATTTGATGGTTCTGGGCCAGTTTTTATCACAAAAGGTGGGGCAACTTCTTGTCCTTTTGAAGGGCCAACATTTTCAAACTTTTATAAAAATGCTGGTTATGATGTTAATACTGTTGGCGAAGGTGGAGAAAAACTATCTGAAGGAACAACAAGTGTGTTTAAACCAGAATTAAAAGTAAACAAAACGCTAATTACAAATTTAGCAGAAAATGTAGGTGCCGTTTTTACTTTACAACTTAAAAATTTAAGTGATACAGGTACAGATTTAGAGCACATAATTTATGTAGATCAAACTACATTAAATGGTGCAAATACAAACATAGACCAAAATGGTTTCCCTGTGCTTTTACCTTATAATGAAACTGTAGAAATACCTTTTATAGTTACTAAAAACTCATCTTCAGATGTGTATAATTATGAAAATATTAGAGTTTATTTAGCAAATCCTTGTGTCGATTTAAATGATTCGGATGCATTTGTAGATGTTACTGTAGAGTTTAAAAAATCGTGTAGTAATGTTAGTCTTTCTGCGCCACAATCTAATTGGATTTATAACAGAACAGAAGCCTTTAATTATGATACACAAGGTAATTTATTAGGTACAAATGCTTTGCCTATAACATTTACAGACTTTAATACAGATTTTGCTGGTTTTAGAAAAATTACTTTACAGTATAGAAATGAAAATGCATCTAGTTGGACAAAGTTTAAAACTTATTATGGTAGCCAAGAATTAAAAGATGATGCTTCAGATCCTAAAGGAGTTGTCATAGATTCTGAAACTAAATTTACTTTCGATTGGGATATTGTAGGTACAAATATAGCAGATGGAACTTACGAAATAAGAGCCATTGCATTTTGTACAGACGACGTTTCTTTTGAGTCTGATGTTGTAAAAGGTACAATTAACCTTACACCACCAGTTGTTTTTGGTACGCCTTCACCAAGTGATGGTATTTTAGATATTGGAGAAGATATTAAAGTTCGTTTTAACGAAGAAATTAATAATCATATTTCTACAAATATCACGTTAAGAGGTTTACAAAATCAACAAAAAATAGACCATAGTGTAAGTATTGCTTTAGATGGTTCTATAAATCAAATAGAGCTTCCAAAACAAAACTTGCTGTCTAAAGCATTTAGTATTCAGTTTTGGTTAGATTTTGATGAAACAAGTAATGGAGTACTTGTAAGCCAAGAAGAAGGTCCAAAAGTTACTTTAAACGGAACAAGCCTATTGTTTGAGTTAGATGGTAAATCTATTGAAGCTACAATTGATGAATCGCAATATAATTTCTATTCATTAATTTATGGAGATGGTTCAAATCCTTATTTAGAAATTTTAGAAAACGGAAAAGTTTTAAAAACGGTAGCATTAGAGAAAGAATTATCTTTTAATAATAACAACCCAATTCTTTTTGGAGGAACAGGTATAAAAGGGAACGTTCACGACCTTCGTATTTGGAACAAAGCAACAACTTCTGCACAAGCTGCAGCAGAAAAAGATTTTACATTAACAGGTAAAGAGTTAAAGCTTTTAGGGTATTGGCCTTTAAATGAAGGGCATGGAACTTTGGCTGCAGAAAAAGTACGTGCTAGAAGTGCAAATGTTAATTTAAGTTGGACAATTAAACCAAAAGGACAAGGATATGAGTTTAGCAACAATAGTTACTTAACTTTTGATAATGTAGGTTTTGTACAACCCACAAATTATGAGGACATTACCATCTCTTTCTGGGTAAAAGCAGCTGCTGGTGATGTTGGAACTATTTTTGGAAATGGAACAGGAATAGATAATATTGGGGAACCAAAATTAACAAATGGTTTTAGAAACAAATGGGATATTAGTTTACTAGAAAACGGAACTTTAAATTTAAAAACAGAAGGTGTAGATTATAAATTAACTACAAATGCTATTACAGATTCTAATTGGCATCACATTGCATTGATTGTTAAAAGAGGAGGTAGTTTAAATACTTTTGTAGATGGAAAACAAAATACTACTGTTTCTTCTCAGAATATTGGAGGTATTGCAGGCGCTAAATTATATCTAGGTGCACGTTTTAATAGAAATATTCCTGTAGATAATGATGGAATTGCAACAGGTTCGCCAACAGAAACTATCGAAAATTATTTTACAGGTAATTTAGATGAATTTAGAGTTTGGAACTCTGCAAGAAGCTTCGAACAAATTAAAAGAGATCGTTATTTTGAATTAGACAGAGAAACTGCTGGTTTATTAATGTACGTTAACTTTAATGAAGAGGAAGCAACAGTTCTAGACAAAGGACCGCGTTATAATATTAGAAAAGGAGATGGAACTACGTTAGGTTTTGTAACGTTATTAAATGGTAATGCTCGTAAGTTTATAGAAGATTCACCAGCAATTAAACCAGTTCTTAAATACACTAACATACCTTATTCTACTATTATTAGTGGTGATGAAATGATTATTTCGCCAACATTAACAGCAGAAGAATGGAGCTTGTTTGAAGGACAAATATTGGACGTTTCTGTCGCAAATATGTACGACAATCACTTTAACAAACAATTATCGCCTTTAAGTTTCTCCGCATTTGTAAACAGACAAGAAGTTAATTGGTTTACAGAAGATGGTACTAAAACAATTGTATCAGAAAAAATTGTTGATGAAACGTATGATTTTGTGATGGATGTTGTTAATAAAGGAGGAAACAATAAAGACTTTACAATATCTGGCGTGCCAAATTACATGACAGTTTCTGTAAGTTCTGGTACTGTTGCCCCAAACTCTACGAAGCAATTAAAGTTTAATGTAGATAAAGAATTAGCAATGGGGACTTACAATGCTACCATCTACTTAAATTTAGATAATGGCTATACAGATAGATTAGATTTTGAATTAAGGGTAATACAAGACGCTCCAGATTGGGCTGTAAATCCGGCTGATTTTGCTTACAGTATGAATGTTATTAGTCAGATAAAAATCTATGATAATTTTTATAGAGATACCTATACTAAAGTTGGCGCTTTTGTAGATGGTGAAAAAAGAGGAGAAGCTTATTTAGTATATGACAGTGGATATGATTCTTATTATGCCTTTTTAACAATGTACAGTAATGTAAGTGCAAGTGAAGTTGTTACTTTTAAAATTTGGGATGCTTTAAATGGTAAAACCAGAGTTGCAACTATTAATGGAAATTCCTCTGTAATTTTCTTAGAAAATAATGTTATTGGAACGAAATCGAATCCAGCAATATTTAATGCAGGAAAATATGCTGAACAAGTAGTTTCTTTAAATAAAGGTTGGACTTGGAGTTCTTTCTTTGTTGAAGATGATAGATTTAACAATATTACAGAAACATTTAATGGTTTAGAACTTACAGATGGAGATATTGTTAAATTTGGAACTCAATTTACAAGGTATGAAAACGGTTATTGGTCTGGTAGTTTAACAACTATAGAAAATAGTAAAGCCTATAAAATTCAATTAGCGAAACAAAATATACTTAGCTTAAAAGGAGATGAGGTAAACCCAAGTAATTTAACGATTCCTATTGCAAAAGGTTGGAACTGGTTTGCATTTCCAATTCATAGAAATATTAGTTTAATAGATGCATTAGCATTTTATGAACCAACTGATGGTGATGTTATTAAAGATCAATATAGTTTTGCTGTATATGATCAAAATTCAGTAGAATGGTCTGGTACTTTGCGTTACCTACAATCAAATAGAGGGTATATGTTAAAGTCAGATAAAGAACAGTCATTTAGTTATCCAAACATCAATTTTGCTGAAAAGGGGCAAGTTAAAGAGCAAGTACATACAACAGAAATGATTAATAGCTTTGCTAGATATCAATTTAATATGGGAGTAATTGCAGAAATTACTACAGACGAAATTTTTGATGAGGTAAGAATATATGATCAGAATAATGTATTAAGAGGAAGCTCTAAAATTGAAATAATAAAAGGAAAACAGATGAGTTTTATCTCAATTTTTAGTGATGCATCAGAACAATTAAATTATGTTTTATCAAATACCAAAAAAGATATTAAATTATCAAAAGAATTGTTTTTCGTTTCAAATGAGGTTTTGGGAACTTTAAAAACACCAATAGAGTTAAGTTTAAAGTCTTTATCTGTTGATACAAGTTTTAATAACACTGTAAGTATGTATCCAAATCCATTTAGCGATGAGTTAATTTTAAATGTTTTAGGCAGCACAAATGTTACCAATTTAATATTCTATAATACTTTAGGTGTAAGAATAAAGGAAGTTAAGGTTACAAAGCCAAAGACAATAATTACTACAAGAGATTTATCAATTGGTGTGTTTTTTGTGAAAGTTATAGATGAAAATGGTATGCAAATAGTAAGAAAACTAATTAAAAAATAA